A portion of the Mustelus asterias unplaced genomic scaffold, sMusAst1.hap1.1 HAP1_SCAFFOLD_548, whole genome shotgun sequence genome contains these proteins:
- the LOC144486985 gene encoding uncharacterized protein LOC144486985, with protein MAAVNLKLGLGRKKIRSCKHGSAESQSGYRAPSQLEVHRRSHTGERPFTCSQCGEGFTQLSHLRSHQRVHTGERPFTCSQCGKGFCDSSSLLRHQRVHTGERPFTCSQCGKGFTQSSSLQRHQRVHTGERLFTCSQCEKRFTRLSSLRIHQRVHTGERPFTCSQCGKGFRVSSHLLRHQRRIHNRERPFICSECGKGFIDSSTLLRHQRVHTGERPFTCSDCGKRFSQSSNLVKHQRIHTGDRPFTCSVCGKGFTQSPHLLKHHHVHE; from the exons atggcggccgttaacctGAAATTGGGCCTCGGGCGGAAAAAGATCCGGAGCTGCAAACACGGAAGCGCAGAGTCTCAATCAGG atacagagccccatcacagctggaagttcatcggcgcagccacactggggagaggccattcacctgctctcagtgtggggagggattcactcagttatcccacttgcggtcacaccagcgagttcacactggagagagaccgttcacgtgttctcagtgtgggaagggattctgtgattcatccagcctgctgagacaccagcgagttcacactggagagaggccgttcacctgctctcagtgtgggaagggattcactcagtcatcgagcctgcagagacaccagcgagttcacactggggagaggctgttcacctgctctcaatgtgagaagagattcactcgattatccagcctgcggatacaccagcgagttcacactggggagagaccattcacctgctctcagtgtgggaagggattcagagtttcatcccacctgctgagacaccaacga agaattcataatagggagaggccatttatctgctccgagtgtgggaagggatttattgattcatccaccttgctgagacaccagcgagttcacactggggagagaccattcacctgctctgattgtggtaagagattcagtcaatcatccaacctggtaaagcaccagcgaattcacactggggacaggccattcacctgctccgtgtgtgggaagggattcactcagtcacctcacctgctgaaacaccatcatgttcacgagtga
- the LOC144486980 gene encoding uncharacterized protein LOC144486980: protein MEAKSTVHTREKRWKCVDCGKGFRSPSELEIHRRRHTGERPFICSVCGKRFAQFICLQLHERLHTGERPFTCSVCGNGFTRSSHLLKHQQVHTDKREFQCSNCEKRFKSPHGLREHQRIHTEYTLFSCSQCGKSFRTATHLQTHQRVHTDKRPFKCPECGKCFKSSGELMSHQRVHTEERPFKCSHCGTGFRRSSHLTVHQRIHTGEKPFICSKCGRGFAQSSNLLTHQQIHTEVRPFTCSECGKGFARSSHLLTHQRIHTGERPFTCSECGKRFTESSNLVKHQRVHR, encoded by the coding sequence atggaagcaaaaagcaccgttcacaccagggagaaacggtggaaatgtgtggactgtgggaagggattcagatccccatctgagctggaaatccatcgacgcagacacaccggggagaggccgttcatttgttccgtatgtgggaagagattcgctcAGTTCATCTGCCTTCAGCTGCATGAGCGactccacaccggggagaggccgttcacctgctcggtgtgtggaaacggattcactcgctcatcccacctgctgaaacaccagcaagttcacactgacaagagagaGTTTCAATGCTCCAATTGTGAGAAGAGGTTTAAAAGCCCACACGGACTGAGGgagcaccagcgcattcacaccgagtacacactgttcagctgctcacagtgtgggaagagtttcaggACAGCAACCCACCttcagacacaccaacgagttcacactgacaagagaccttttaaatgtccagagtgtgggaagtgctttaaaagttctggtgaactgatgtcccatcagcgagttcacactgaggagagaccgttcaagtgctctcactgtgggactgggttcaggcgatcatctcatctcactgtacaccagcgaattcacactggggagaagccattcatctgctccaagtgtgggaggggattcgctcagtcctccaacctgctgacgcaccaacaaattcacactgaggtgaggccgttcacctgctccgagtgtggaaagggatttgcacgatcatcccacctgctgacacaccagcgcattcacactggggagaggccgttcacctgctccgagtgcgggAAGAGATTTACCGAATCATCCAATctggtgaaacaccagcgagttcacagatgA
- the LOC144486975 gene encoding uncharacterized protein LOC144486975, producing the protein MEKPWKCEDCEKSFRSPSVLEIHRRSHTGERPFTCSNCGKGFTRLSILLTHQRVHTGERPFTCSQCGKGFTQSSHLLIHQRVHNGERPFTCPVCEKGFSDSSTLQTHQRVHTGERPFVCSMCGKGFAQSSNLYSHQRVHTGERPFPCSVCGKGFTNSANLLRHQQLHTGEASFTCFECGKGFSDSSNLFSHQRTHTGERPFTCLLCGKGFSQASSLQTHQRVHTGERPFTCSMCSKGFSDSSNLISHQRVHTGERPFNCFVCQKGFSRLSNLLTHQRLHTGERPFTCTECGKGFTRSSHLLRHQRIHKRFQALDSAVNHTQD; encoded by the coding sequence ATggaaaaaccatggaaatgtgaggactgtgaaaAGTCATTCCGTTCCCCATcagtgctggaaattcatcgacgcagtcacaccggggagaggccattcacctgctccaattgtgggaaaggattcactcggttatcaatcttgctgacacaccagcgagttcacactggggagaggccattcacctgctctcagtgtgggaagggattcactcagtcatcgcacttgctgatacaccagcgagttcacaatggagagaggccattcacttgccccgtgtgtgagaagggattcagcgattcatccacactgcagacacaccagagagttcacactggggagaggccgtttgtctgctccatgtgtggtaaaggatttgctcagtcatccaacctgtattcacaccagcgagttcacaccggagagaggccatttccctgctctgtgtgtgggaagggattcactaactccgccaacctgctgagacaccagcaacttcacactggggaggctTCCTTCACCTGCTTTgagtgtggtaaaggattcagtgattcatccaacctgttttcacaccagcgaactcacactggggagaggccgttcacctgcttactgtgtggaaagggatttagtcAGGCATctagcctgcagacacaccagcgagtccacaccggggagaggccatttacctgctcaatGTGCagcaagggattcagtgattcgtcCAACCTGatttcacaccagcgagttcacactggggagaggccatttaactGCTTTGTGTGTCAGAAGGGATTCAGTCGATTatctaacctgctgacacaccagcgacttcacactggggagcgaccatttacctgcactgaatgtggaaagggattcacacgatcatcccacctgctgagacaccagagaattcacaagcGATTCCAagcattggattctgctgttaatcacacccaggactga